The genome window AAAGGCGAGATCCCTCGCTCCGCTCGGGATGACAAAAAGCTTTGCTCGGGATGACAAATATGCAGGGTTCGGGATGGCAAATAAGCTCCGTTCGGGATGACTGAGGGGGGCGAGTTTTACTCGCTCCCCCTCGATATGTCTTTGTCTACTCCAGCTCGCCTAGCGCCGAGTGGGCCGCGGATATCCTGGCCACTGGGATTCGGAAGGGAGAGCAGCTGACGTAGTCCAGTCCTACTATATGGCAGAAGGCTATGCTCTCGGGGTTGCCTCCGTGCTCGCCGCAGATGCCTATGGAGAGGCCGGGGTTCTGAGTTCTGCCCTTGGAAACGGCTATCCTCATGAGCTCTCCTACTCCCTCCCTGTCCAGGACGTGGAAGGGGTTGACGGGTAGTATCCCGAGGTCCTCGTAGTGTCCGAGGAACTTGCCCTCGGCGTCGTCGCGCGAGAAGCCGAAGGCGGTCTGAGTCAGGTCGTTGGTGCCGAAGCTGAAGAACTCGGCGTGCTCGGCTATCTGGTCGGCTATGAAGGCCGCACGCGGGATCTCGATCATCGTGCCGACTAGGTAGGAGAAGCTGACTCCGGATTTCTCCATGTAGTCCTTGGCGATGTCGTCTATCTGCTTTCTGAAGAACTCCATCTCGTTCTTGATGCCAACGAGTGGGACCATGATCTCCGGCCTTACGTCCACTCCCTCTTTCACCAGGTCTATCACGGCCTCGAAGATCGCGCTGGCCTGCATGGCGCTTATCTCGGGGTAGACTATGCCGATGCGGCAGCCGCGGAAGCCGAGCATCGGGTTGGACTCGTGAAGGGCCCCCACCTTGACTATCGCGCTTCTTATTTTCTCGGCCTCGGGGGAGTCGCCCTTGCCGGCCGCCTCAAGGGCCTGGAGGTCTTCCTCCAGATCCTTCTCCTTCGGCATGAACTCGTGCAGGGGCGGGTCGAGCAGTCGGAAGATGACGGGCAGGCCGTGCATCTCCTTCAGTATTCCGTAGAAGTCCTGCTTCTGCATGACCTTGAGCTCTTCGAGGGCGACGGCCCGCTCCTCGGCGCTGTCTGCGATTATTAGTCGCTGCATCACGGGGATGCGGTCGGAGGCCATGAACATGTGCTCGGTCCTGCAGAGGCCGATGCCCTGGGCGCCGAAATCGCGCGCCCTGCGGGCGTCCTCGGGGGTGTCGCCGTTTGCCCAGACCTGCAGCCTTGCGATCTCGTCGGCCCAGTCGAGCAGTTTCTCGAAGTCCTTTGTGAAGGACGCCTCGATAAGGGGCGCCTCGCCAAGGAGGACTCTGCCGAGGGTCCCGTCGATGGTCAGGTTGTCTCCCTTTTTTACCACTGTGTCGCCCGCGGTGATGGTCTCTTTGTCTAGGTCGATCAGAAGCTCCTCGCAGCCGCTGACGCACGGCTTGCCGAGCCCCCTGGCGACGACGGCCGCGTGGCTGGTCATGCCTCCCCTGCTGGTAACAACCGCCTCGGCGGCGAAGAGGCCGTGTATGTCGTCGGGACAGGTCTCCGGCCTGGCGAGCACGACCTTGTGCCCGGCCTTGGCCTGCTCCACCGCGTCATCGGCATCGAAGACGACTATGCCGACCCCCGCTCCGGGGGACGCGGGCAGGCCCTTGGCGAGCTGTTTGACCTCGGCCTTGGGGTCGACCTGCCTGTGCAGCAGCATCTCGACCTGGCCCGGGGTGACCCTGGAGACGGCGGTCTTCTTGTCTATCAGGCCCTCCTCGAGCATGTCAATGGCTATCTTTACGGCTGCACCTGCGGAGCGCTTGCCGCTCCGGGTCTGGAGGATGTAGAGCTTGCCTTTCTCTATGGTGAACTCGATGTCCTGCATGTCCTTGTAGGAGGTCTCGAGGTCTGTGTTTATCTTGAAGAGCTGGTCGTATATTTCGGGCATCTTGTTTTTCAACTCGGCGATGGGCAGGGGGGTGCGTATGCCAGCGACCACGTCCTCTCCCTGGGCGTTTATAAGGAACTCCCCGTAGAGCTCCTTGACTCCGTCGGAGGGGTTACGCGTGAAGCAGACTCCCGTTCCGCAGTCGTCGCCGAGGTTTCCGTAGACCATCAGCTGGACGTTAACGGCGGTGCCGAGGTCGTCGGGGATGTTGTGCAGATTGCGATAGGTCACCGCCCGCGGGTTCCCCCAGCTCTTGAATACCGCGATTATGGAGTTCTTAAGCTGATCCTCGGGCTTGTCGGGGAAGGGTGCTCCTGTCTTCTCCTCGAATATCCTCTTGAACTCGCGAGCAACCTCCTCAAGGTCCTTCGCGGGGATCTCGTTGTCGAAACGGACTCCGAGGTCCTCCTTGACGCGGGCCAGGACGGCCTCGAAGTGCTCGCTGTCCACTCCGTGGACGACGTTGGCGTACATCTGTATGAAGCGTCGGTAGCTGTCGTACGCGAAACGGCGATCGTTGGAAGCCTTGGCCAGACTCTCGACGCTCTCGTCGTTGAGGCCAAGGTTGAGCACCGTGTCCATCATGCCCGGCATCGAGACGGGCGCCCCGGAGCGCACTGATACCAGCAGGGGGTTGTCACCCGCACCGAAGGACTTGCCCGTCTCTTTCTCAAGAGAGGCGATGGCCTCGGTCACGTCGTTCCATATCCCGTCGAGGAACGATTGGTCCTTGCCGTATTCAAGGCACGCGTGCGTGGTGAGGATGAACCCCTGCGGCACTGGAAGGCCATAGCCGACCATCTGGGCCAGATTGGCCCCCTTGCCTCCTAGGAGCGCCTTCATGCCGGCGTTGCCCTCCCGGAAGCTGTATACATACTTCTCTCTGTTAATCTCCATTCCCGCACCTCCATGATTGAGAATCGATTCTACACTCCAAAGCTACAGTCACCGTTATCTGTGTTGAAAATCGGCGAACATGCTGTTTTCGAGATTTGTATTATACACCACTAGGTATTTTTTTGACGCCTATTCATTCGCCGTTCGGATGTAATCGTGGATTTCGTGGGCGCCCTCCTCGATGGACCTGTTAGTCATATCGCAGACTCTGTACCCGGACGCACGGTAGTATTCACGGGCATTGTTCAGCTCCCTCTCCACCCTGTCGATGTCGGCGTATGCCGAGGCCTTTGGCTCCAGGCCGAGCATGCGAAGCCTTTCCGCCCTTATCAGGGAGAGACATTCCGTGGACATGTCCAGCCCCACGACCTTTTCGGGCGCGACTCTCCCGAGCGCCTCGGGCGGTTCTCGCTCCGGAACCAGCGTGAGGTTCGCGGTCATGAGGCCCTTCTGCGCCAGGTAGAAGGAGAGGGGCGTCTTCCCGGTGCGCGAGGCGCCGAGGAGGACAAGGTCGGCATCGGCAAGATGCTCTTCGCCCCGCCCGTCGTCGCACCTGGCGGCGAACTCCATCGCCCGGATCCTCTTGAGAAGGTCGCCGCTGTACGGGGTGCAGAGGAGCATTGCCCTTGAGTCCGAGCGCAGCGATGGTGCCGGGTCTTTCGACATATTCCTTCCTGCGAGGTCGATCACGGTTATCTGCGTCGATTCGGGCAACAGGGCCTTCAGCTCGTTTGAAAGCCTCTCCGATCCCTCCTCGCCCGAGTCGTAGGCTAATACCAATTTCAATGGCGACATTGTCATCACTCCCAGGTTCGCCGTGCTTTTTTCGCCCCGGGCGGGTTGTTACTTTTTCAGCACGCCCAGGTCTCCAACCTTAAGGAATAGCGCGTTGCACAGGCTCAACAGACGTATCCTGTTGGATTTTATCCTCTCGTCCGGGTCCATTACAAGGACGTCGTCGAAGAAAACGGTCACCGCGGGGGATAGCTCGGCCAGGTAGGAGGCCAGGGCCCTCCAGTCATGGCCTGCAAGCGCCTCCTCCACCATCGGGCTTATCCTCAGTATTTCGCCGTGAAGCCTTCTCTCGGCGTCCTTGGAGAAGAGGGTTTCGTCGACTCCCCCGACCACGTCCTCTGTCTTGGAGAGTATGTTGCGGACCCTTACCGCCGATGTCACAAGATCGACGAACCACTTCTCGTCCTGCAGCCCGGAGAAGACCTCAAGGAACTTCAAGGCCTGCAGGGGACGGCCCCCGGTAACGGAGAGAGCCAAGCTGGTCAGCTCATGGGAGTAGCCCCTCTCCCTGGTCTGGATATGGAGCCTCTGCTGAAGGAAGGCGATGACCCGCTCGCGGGTATCATCGTCGATCGCGAGGATCTTGCAGTCTTTGCCGAAGAGGCGGAAGAGGTCGACGTCGAGGTTCATTCCCCAGATTATCTCGTTTATGCAGCGGGCCGCCCTTCTCAGAGCGTAGGGGTCCTGCGACCCGGTCGGTTCGAGGCCCGCTTTGAAGCAGCTGGTTATGATATGCGCCCTCTCAGCCAGTCCCAGCAGAGCCCCTATCGCGTCCGACGGCAGTTCGCCTCCCGCCGCCCTGGGCAGGTACTGCTCGTAGAGTGCATCGGCCACGCGCTCGTGCTCGCCGTTTTTAAGGGCGTACTCCCTTCCCATCACTCCCTGCAGGTCGGGAAATTCGTTCACCATGCCCGTGACAAGGTCGGCCTTAGCCAGAAGCGCCGCCCTGTCGAGGAGGGAGAGGATGTCGTTCATGCCCATCTCCTTTGCGAGCCAGAGGGCAAGGTCTCGGACTGCCATGACCTTGTCGTGCAACGTGCCGAGTTGCTCCTGGTAGACGACGGACTTGAGGAGCTCGAGATTGGCCGCGAGGGGTTTTTTGAGGTCCTCGGACCAGAAGAAGGCGGCGTCCTCCAGGCGGGCGCGAAGGACCCTCTCGTTCCCCTCGCGCACGACTTCCATGTTGGAGGCGAGGTTGTTGCTCACTCCGACGAAGAAGGGGAGCAGTTTGCCGTTGTCGTTGCGGACGGAGAAGTACTTCTGGTTCTTCTTCATGCTGGTCACGAGGACCTCCTCGGGGATCTCGAGGAACTTCCTGTCGAAGCCGCCGAAGAAGGGGACGGGATACTCCACGAGGTAGAGGTTCTCCTCGATTATCTCCGGGTCAAGCTCGGGCGTGCCCTGCAGTTCATGCCCCAGGGAGCTTATCCCCGCCATCATCTTGCGACGGCGTTCTTCCTGGTCGAGGATCACGTGGTTGTCCGCCAGGAGTTCCATGTAGCGGGAGGCGTCGTCGATGTCCAGGAGCTTCGACCCCATGAACCTGTGCCCCCTTGTGACGGCCCCGCTCTCGATGTCCCCGTAGGTGAACGGGACTACCTCCCGGTCGATCATGGCGACGATCCAGCGGATCGGTCGGGCGAAGCGCACGGACGGGGCGTTCCAGTACATGCTCTTCGGAAAGACGATGCTCTTCACCAGGGCGGGAAGCACCTCGGGAAGGGCATCGATCACCGGCTTTCCTGGCTCGGATACCTCCGCGAAGGCGTATTTCACTCCATCCACGTCGACCGGGATCAAACTCTCCACCGGGACTCCCTTGCTCTTTGCAAATCCGTGAGCCGCCCTGGTCGCGTTGCCGTTCGTGTCGAAGGCCGAGGACCAGGCCGGGCCCTTGTACGAGGTGACTATGTCGCGCCTCATCTCCTCGACCTGTTCGACGACGAGGGCAATGCGCCTGGGGGTGGCGTATGCGGACATCTCCTTGTAGGTGATCCTGGCGTCGGAGAAGATCTCCCCGGCCGATTTCTTCAGCAGGGCGAGCGCCTCGGGGAGGAAGCGCGACGGGATCTCCTCGACCCCTATCTCCAGGAGCATGGTGTTGAAAGTCATTCTCTTCACCTCTTCACACGGTCGTGGAACTTCTCGGCGAGCGGCAGTCCCATCTCGCGCCGCTGCTCGACGTACGCCTCGCAGCACCGGCCTGCAAGAGCCCTGATCCTGCCGATGTAGCCGGTCCTCTCAGTGACGCTGATGGCGTTGCGGGCGTCCAGGAGGTTGAAGGTGTGGGAGCACTTGAGGACATAGTCGTAGGCGGGAAGTACGAAGCCTTTTTCAAGTATGCGCCTCGCCTCCGCCTCGTACATCCCGAAGAGCTGAAAGAGCATGTTCGTGTCCGCCAGCTCGAAGTTGTAGTGGGAGTGCTCGACCTCGCCTTTGTGGTGTATGTCGCCGTACTTTACGTCCTCGGCCCACTGAAGGTCGTAGACGCTGTCCACCTTCTGGACGAACATGGCGATGCGTTCGATGCCGTAGGTTATCTCCGCCGGGACGAGCTCCATGTCCAACCCCCCCACCTGCTGGAAGTAGGTGAACTGAGTGATCTCCATGCCGTCGAGCCAGACCTCCCAGCCCAGGCCCCAGGCACCTACGGTGGGAGACTCCCAGTCGTCCTCGACGAAGCGGATGTCGTGTGCCTCCGGGTCTATCCCGAGCGAGGCTAGGCTCTGCAGGTAGAGGTCTATGATGTTCGACGGCGCGGGCTTGATTATGACCTGGTACT of Synergistaceae bacterium contains these proteins:
- a CDS encoding pyruvate, phosphate dikinase produces the protein MEINREKYVYSFREGNAGMKALLGGKGANLAQMVGYGLPVPQGFILTTHACLEYGKDQSFLDGIWNDVTEAIASLEKETGKSFGAGDNPLLVSVRSGAPVSMPGMMDTVLNLGLNDESVESLAKASNDRRFAYDSYRRFIQMYANVVHGVDSEHFEAVLARVKEDLGVRFDNEIPAKDLEEVAREFKRIFEEKTGAPFPDKPEDQLKNSIIAVFKSWGNPRAVTYRNLHNIPDDLGTAVNVQLMVYGNLGDDCGTGVCFTRNPSDGVKELYGEFLINAQGEDVVAGIRTPLPIAELKNKMPEIYDQLFKINTDLETSYKDMQDIEFTIEKGKLYILQTRSGKRSAGAAVKIAIDMLEEGLIDKKTAVSRVTPGQVEMLLHRQVDPKAEVKQLAKGLPASPGAGVGIVVFDADDAVEQAKAGHKVVLARPETCPDDIHGLFAAEAVVTSRGGMTSHAAVVARGLGKPCVSGCEELLIDLDKETITAGDTVVKKGDNLTIDGTLGRVLLGEAPLIEASFTKDFEKLLDWADEIARLQVWANGDTPEDARRARDFGAQGIGLCRTEHMFMASDRIPVMQRLIIADSAEERAVALEELKVMQKQDFYGILKEMHGLPVIFRLLDPPLHEFMPKEKDLEEDLQALEAAGKGDSPEAEKIRSAIVKVGALHESNPMLGFRGCRIGIVYPEISAMQASAIFEAVIDLVKEGVDVRPEIMVPLVGIKNEMEFFRKQIDDIAKDYMEKSGVSFSYLVGTMIEIPRAAFIADQIAEHAEFFSFGTNDLTQTAFGFSRDDAEGKFLGHYEDLGILPVNPFHVLDREGVGELMRIAVSKGRTQNPGLSIGICGEHGGNPESIAFCHIVGLDYVSCSPFRIPVARISAAHSALGELE
- a CDS encoding kinase/pyrophosphorylase yields the protein MKLVLAYDSGEEGSERLSNELKALLPESTQITVIDLAGRNMSKDPAPSLRSDSRAMLLCTPYSGDLLKRIRAMEFAARCDDGRGEEHLADADLVLLGASRTGKTPLSFYLAQKGLMTANLTLVPEREPPEALGRVAPEKVVGLDMSTECLSLIRAERLRMLGLEPKASAYADIDRVERELNNAREYYRASGYRVCDMTNRSIEEGAHEIHDYIRTANE
- a CDS encoding glycine--tRNA ligase subunit beta; the encoded protein is MTFNTMLLEIGVEEIPSRFLPEALALLKKSAGEIFSDARITYKEMSAYATPRRIALVVEQVEEMRRDIVTSYKGPAWSSAFDTNGNATRAAHGFAKSKGVPVESLIPVDVDGVKYAFAEVSEPGKPVIDALPEVLPALVKSIVFPKSMYWNAPSVRFARPIRWIVAMIDREVVPFTYGDIESGAVTRGHRFMGSKLLDIDDASRYMELLADNHVILDQEERRRKMMAGISSLGHELQGTPELDPEIIEENLYLVEYPVPFFGGFDRKFLEIPEEVLVTSMKKNQKYFSVRNDNGKLLPFFVGVSNNLASNMEVVREGNERVLRARLEDAAFFWSEDLKKPLAANLELLKSVVYQEQLGTLHDKVMAVRDLALWLAKEMGMNDILSLLDRAALLAKADLVTGMVNEFPDLQGVMGREYALKNGEHERVADALYEQYLPRAAGGELPSDAIGALLGLAERAHIITSCFKAGLEPTGSQDPYALRRAARCINEIIWGMNLDVDLFRLFGKDCKILAIDDDTRERVIAFLQQRLHIQTRERGYSHELTSLALSVTGGRPLQALKFLEVFSGLQDEKWFVDLVTSAVRVRNILSKTEDVVGGVDETLFSKDAERRLHGEILRISPMVEEALAGHDWRALASYLAELSPAVTVFFDDVLVMDPDERIKSNRIRLLSLCNALFLKVGDLGVLKK
- the glyQ gene encoding glycine--tRNA ligase subunit alpha, with the protein product MNFQEIIFRLERFWAEQGCVAQQPYDIEVGAGTMNPATCLRVLGPEPWRVAYVEPSRRPADGRYGENPNRLQHYYQYQVIIKPAPSNIIDLYLQSLASLGIDPEAHDIRFVEDDWESPTVGAWGLGWEVWLDGMEITQFTYFQQVGGLDMELVPAEITYGIERIAMFVQKVDSVYDLQWAEDVKYGDIHHKGEVEHSHYNFELADTNMLFQLFGMYEAEARRILEKGFVLPAYDYVLKCSHTFNLLDARNAISVTERTGYIGRIRALAGRCCEAYVEQRREMGLPLAEKFHDRVKR